The Amycolatopsis jiangsuensis nucleotide sequence TCGGGACGGGCACCGCGCTCACCGTGACCGCGCTGGTCGAGGGCGGCGCCGTGCTCGCCTTCGGGCTGGCCCGCGACCCGTGGTTCGGCGGTGCGATGTTCGTCGTGGTGGGGTGCGCGATGGCGGCCACCATGGTGCTCGGCTCGGCGCTGCGGCAGGCGGTGACCCCGGCGAGGCTGATGGGCCGGGTGACCGCGGCGTCGCGGCTGGTCGCCGTTTCCGCCGGACCTCTCGGCGCGGTACTGGGCGGCTGGCTGGCCGCCGCGGCCGGCGTCCGGGCGCCCTACCTGATCGCCGCGGGTGTTCTGGTGACGATGATGCTGGTGACGATGAGTATGACCAGCAACCGGCGGATCGAGGCGGCACTGGCCCGGGTCGAGCAGCAACCGGTCGAGCCGGCGGTCCAGCCGGAGTAGTTCGAGCAGCCGTGGAGGCCGCGGCTGCCGGCGAACGGCGGGCGTGCTCAGCGGCCGTCCGGGCCGGGGATGCCGACCGCACGCAGGAAGTTGTCCGCGAAGAAGTCGTACGCCTCCCCGGCTTCGGGGAGGCCGAGGACGGCGAGCGTCTCGTCCACCGGACGGCTGAGCGCGTGCAGCAGGACCGGCCCGATGAGCTGTTGCAGCAGCAGCGGGACGGGGAGGTCGCGGATCCGGCCGCGGCGGATCTCCCGGCCGAGCCAGGCCCCGGCCCCGTCCAGCAGCCAGGGCAGATGCCGGCTCAGCAACGACTGGATGGCCGGATCCTGCGGCCGGGCCAGGATCTCGGCGAGAATGGCGGGCAGGACGCGGGGCTGTCGCTGGAAGTTCTCGCCGATGAGCCGGCAGAAGGTGCGCAGGGTCGCCGCGAGGTCGTCGCCGGCCGAGTTGAGGTGGGCTTCGACGTCCGAGGTCGGGCTGTAGCGGTCGTAAACGGCCAGCAGCAGTCCGTCACGGCTGGTGAAAGTGGCGTAGAGGCTCGGGATCGAGCAGCCGGCCTCGGCGGCGACGGCTTCGACGGTGAACGCGGCGAGGCCGAGCTCGCCGACCAGGCGGGCACCGGCTTCGACGGCACGATCGCGGACCGGCCGCCGGCCGCCGGGATCGATCCCGGCGGCCCGTACCGCCGCGTCGAGCGCGTGCCGGGTGCCGCCGAGTCGCCGGAGCAGGGTGCTCCGCGAGATTCCGGCGTCCTCGGCGATGGCCTGCACGGACACGTCCGCGATGTCCTTGTCGAGCCGGCGGGCGGCGTTCAGCGCGGCATCGACCAGGTCCTGGTGTACCTCGGCGGAGCGGCTCGGTGCGCGGCCGTCGGTGCTCATCGGCTCGTCGCCTCCGGAGGGGGTGGGACGCGGACCCGCCGATTCTAGCCGCGGACTTCGGCCAGGCCCGCTGCCCGCAGGGCCGGGGCGACCTCGGTGCCGATCAGCTCGTGGGAACGCACGAGGTCGGCGTGGTCGAACAGGGCGAAGTCGGTGAACGCCACGAGCGAGCCGTAGCCGCCCGCGCGGCACTGCTCGACCAGCCGCTCGGTGACTGTCTTCGGAGAGCCGACGGCGAAGTCGTCGGGGTGGCTGTGCAGCCGGGCGATCCTGTTGTCGGCGGCTTCGAGGGACTGGACGTCCCGCCGGAAGACGTCGATCGCGGCTTCGCGCTTCTCCTCGGCCTCGGAGTCGGAGCCGGCGACGAAAACCCGGCGGCGGAGGCCGAGGTTGCGTGGGTCGAGCGGCCGCCCGGCATCGGTGACGGCGTCGCGGTAGTGCTGCGCCAGTGCGTTCGCCTCGGGCGTCGGAAGGAAGGCGGTGCAGACCTTGTGGCCGCGTCGCCCGCCCCACGCGGCGGATTCCGGGGACATGGCGGTCACCCAGATTTTGTCGCCCGTGCCGGGACGGATCCGCGGCGAGAGAGTGACCCGGTCGAGGTTGTAGAACTGGTCCTGGTGGGTGACTGTGGGATCTTCCGCGGCCTTGCGCAGGAGGTCGGCCCCGCTGTGGTACCGCGGGCGGATGTCCTCAGTGGACAGACCGGCTTTGCGTGCCTCGACGCTGCCGGCACCCGGGGCGATGCCGGGTTCGTAACGGCCCTGGGTGAGGTAGTCGAGCATGCCCACCTCTTCGGCGAAGCGGCGGGCGTCGTGCAGCGGCAGAACACCGCCGAGGGTGCTCAGACGCAGGGTCGAGGTCTGCGCGGCGACCGCCGCCACGAGCAGATGTGTCGAGGGCGCGAGACCGGTCGGGGTGAAGTGGTGCTCGGCGAAAGCCACCCCGTCGAACCCGAAGCGCTCGCAGTCCACCCACAACCGCAGGTAACGCGAGTAAGCGGCCTGGAGCTGTTCCGGCGTCGGATCCTGCTCACCGGGCACGGTGCCCGCGTTGAACAAGGAGAAATTCCAGGTTTCGATCATCATCGGCTCCTTCGCTCGCACTGACACTTAGCAACAGTAAACATCTATGTCAGTGTCAGCAAGTGTCGAGCGTGCTGCCCAGGACGCATCACCGCCGGAACGGTCTCCCTGCGCATCGTCGTCGCGACCGGTCTCTCTCCCGGACGCCGCGACGGATCCGCGACCTCGATCGTGCAGACCTCAACCGCGGAGTTCGGTGAGCAGGCTTCGGCGCGCGGAGTGCACGTGATCCTCCGCGGCGCGGGCCAGCCGGGCCGGTTCGCCGTCGCGGATCAGGGTGGCCAGTTCGCGGTGCTCGGCCACCACTCGCGCGCGGTAGTGCTCGTTTCCCGCGGAAATTCGTTGCAGCTGGAAGAGATACACCTGGGAGCGCACCGCATGCCACGCCTCGGTGAGGCGGGCGTTGCCGGCGGCGGCGTAGACCTGGTCGTGGAAGGCGATGTCCAGCGCCAGCAACCGGGGGCCGTCGGCGCGTCCACGGACGGCGGTCGCCAGCTCCGTCACCCGGGTGTCCAGGCCGGCCAGGTTCTCCGGCGTGGCGTGCGCACGTGCGGTCGTGGCGGCCAGCCGGTCCAGCGCGGCGCGGACGGAGTAGACCTCCTCCACGTCAACGGCGGTCACGTCGACCACTGTGGTCGGCCGGTGCCAGCCGCCGTGGATCAGGCCTTCCCTTGCCAGCAGGGCCAGTCCTTCGCGGACCGAGCCGCGGCTGATCTCCAGCGACGCAGCCAGCTCGACCTCGCGCAGGGGTGCGCCGGGCGGGAAGTGGCCGGCGAAGATCGCCTCACGGACCCGGTCGGCGGCTTCCTCGGCCAGTCCGCGACGGGCCGCCTTCCTCAGCGGGGTGACTTCCACGGGCTAATGTTGACATTCGGACATTCGCCGGTCAACGTGGGGTTTCCGGTCCCGACCTCCCGAGGAGTGCCCATGCCCGCCCGTCCCGCGTTCCACCTCGCCATCCCGGTCGACGACCTGGCCCGCGCCCGCGAGTTCTACGGCGGCGTGCTCGGCCTGTCCGAGGGCCGCTCGGCATCGGCCTGGGTCGACTGGGACTTCCACGGCCACCAGGTGGTCACCCACGTCGTGGCGGGGGCGCGGTCCGAGGCGGGCCGCAATCCGGTGGACGGGCACGACGTGCCGGTGCCGCATTTCGGCCTGGTGCTCGACGTCGACGGCTTCCACGACCTCGCCGGCCGGCTGCGCGGGGCGGGCACCGAGTTCGTCATCGAGCCCTACCAGCGCTTCGCCGGGGAACCGGGGGAGCAGTGGACCATGTTCCTGCACGATCCGGCAGGCAACGCCCTGGAGTTCAAGGCGTTCCGCGACGAGTCGCAGTTGTTCGCGAAATGAACGTCCTCGTCACGGGTGCCTCGCGCGGGATCGGCCGCGCCATCGCCGTCGCCTTCGCCACCCGGGGCGACCGGGTCGCCGTCCACTGTGGATCCAACCGGAAGGCCGCGCGGGAGACGCTGGACGCGCTGCCGGGCTCCGGGCACGTGCTGGTGTCCGGCGACCTCGGCAACCCGGAGGCGGCGCAGTGGATCGCCGAGGTGGCCGAGAAGCAGCTCGGCGGGGTGGACGTGCTGGTCAACAATGCCGCGATCGGCACCTCACCGGAGACCGCCACCCCGATCGCGGACGGCTCCTACGAGCAGTGGCAGGAGGTCTGGCGGCGCACGGTGGACGTGAACCTGCTGGGCGCGGCGAACGTCTCGTTCCACGTCGCCCGGCACCTCATCGCCCGCGGTGCGCCGGGCCGGATCGTGAACGTCGGCTCGCGCGGGGCGTTCCGCGGCGAGCCCGAACACCCGGCCTACGGCGCGAGCAAGGCCGCACTGCACGCGCTCGGCCAGTCCCTCGCGGTCGCGCTGGCCCCGCACGGGATCGCGGTCACCTCGGTCGCGCCGGGTTTCACCGCCACCGAACGCGTGGCGGGCCGGCTGACCGAGCAGGTGCGCCGGCAGAGCCCGTTCGGCCGGGTCGCCGAGCCCGAGGAGGTCGCCGACGCGGTGGTGTTCCTGGCCTCGGCGGAAGCGACCTGGGCCTCCGGTGCGGTGCTCGATCTGAACGGCGCGTCCCACCTGCGCTGAGCTGTGAACTGAGTCACCCGTGCAGCAGATGGCGGCCCGGGGACGTCGATGAGGTGTGCGGATCGCCGGGAAAATCGTCGTGTCCGGGCTCGCGCTGGTGGTGTTCGCCGGCACGGCCTACGGGTACGCCACTTTGCAGTCGCTGGAAGACATCACGCGAAGCAACGTGATCGACTCCCCGGGTGGTGCCACTCCGGGGGAGCAGCCCGCCGACGGAGCGGTCGACATCCTGATGGTGGGCCGGGACTCGCGGACCGACAAGCAGGGCAACCCGCTGCCCGCGGACATGCTGCGGGAACTGCGCGCAGGAGACAGCGCCGACGATCTCACCGACACCCTGATCGTGCTGCGCATTCCGAACGGCCAGCAGGCGGTGCAGGCGTTCTCCATCCCGCGGGACTCCTACGTGCCGATACCGGGGGGCGGGAAGGACAAGATCAACTCCGCGTTCGGCCGGGCCAAGCTCGCCGAGGCGAAGAAACTGCGGGCCGGCGGGGAGAGCGACAAGGGCCGGATCGAGGAGGGCTCGCTGACCGCGGGCCGGCGGGCCACCCGGCAGGTGGTGGAGGACCTGACCGGGGTCACCATCGACCACTACGCCGAGGTGAACCTGCTCAGCTTCTACCAGATCAGCAAGGCGATCGGCGGGGTCCAGGTGTGCCTGAACCAGGCCACCCACGATCCGGACTCCGGGGCGAACTTCGTCAAGGGAGAGCAGAAGATCGCCGGTGCCGACGCACTCGCCTTCGTCCGGCAGCGCAAGAACCTGCCGCGCAGCGACCTCGACCGGGTGCGCCGCCAGCAGGTGTTCCTCGCCTCGCTCGCGGGTCAGGTGCTGTCCGCGGGCACGCTGGCCGATCCGGGCAAGATGGGCGCGCTGATCGACGCGGTGAAGGAATCCGTGGTGCTGGACCAGAACTGGGACCTGCTGGACTTCGTCGCCCGGATGCGCGGAGTGTCCGGCGGCGGGATCAAGTTCGCCA carries:
- a CDS encoding TetR/AcrR family transcriptional regulator, which produces MSTDGRAPSRSAEVHQDLVDAALNAARRLDKDIADVSVQAIAEDAGISRSTLLRRLGGTRHALDAAVRAAGIDPGGRRPVRDRAVEAGARLVGELGLAAFTVEAVAAEAGCSIPSLYATFTSRDGLLLAVYDRYSPTSDVEAHLNSAGDDLAATLRTFCRLIGENFQRQPRVLPAILAEILARPQDPAIQSLLSRHLPWLLDGAGAWLGREIRRGRIRDLPVPLLLQQLIGPVLLHALSRPVDETLAVLGLPEAGEAYDFFADNFLRAVGIPGPDGR
- a CDS encoding LLM class flavin-dependent oxidoreductase, producing MSVRAKEPMMIETWNFSLFNAGTVPGEQDPTPEQLQAAYSRYLRLWVDCERFGFDGVAFAEHHFTPTGLAPSTHLLVAAVAAQTSTLRLSTLGGVLPLHDARRFAEEVGMLDYLTQGRYEPGIAPGAGSVEARKAGLSTEDIRPRYHSGADLLRKAAEDPTVTHQDQFYNLDRVTLSPRIRPGTGDKIWVTAMSPESAAWGGRRGHKVCTAFLPTPEANALAQHYRDAVTDAGRPLDPRNLGLRRRVFVAGSDSEAEEKREAAIDVFRRDVQSLEAADNRIARLHSHPDDFAVGSPKTVTERLVEQCRAGGYGSLVAFTDFALFDHADLVRSHELIGTEVAPALRAAGLAEVRG
- a CDS encoding GntR family transcriptional regulator, which encodes MEVTPLRKAARRGLAEEAADRVREAIFAGHFPPGAPLREVELAASLEISRGSVREGLALLAREGLIHGGWHRPTTVVDVTAVDVEEVYSVRAALDRLAATTARAHATPENLAGLDTRVTELATAVRGRADGPRLLALDIAFHDQVYAAAGNARLTEAWHAVRSQVYLFQLQRISAGNEHYRARVVAEHRELATLIRDGEPARLARAAEDHVHSARRSLLTELRG
- a CDS encoding LCP family protein codes for the protein MRIAGKIVVSGLALVVFAGTAYGYATLQSLEDITRSNVIDSPGGATPGEQPADGAVDILMVGRDSRTDKQGNPLPADMLRELRAGDSADDLTDTLIVLRIPNGQQAVQAFSIPRDSYVPIPGGGKDKINSAFGRAKLAEAKKLRAGGESDKGRIEEGSLTAGRRATRQVVEDLTGVTIDHYAEVNLLSFYQISKAIGGVQVCLNQATHDPDSGANFVKGEQKIAGADALAFVRQRKNLPRSDLDRVRRQQVFLASLAGQVLSAGTLADPGKMGALIDAVKESVVLDQNWDLLDFVARMRGVSGGGIKFATVPVVNPDYRYNPAHPTWTAVQVDPEQVETFAAGLIGAAAPKPAAGSGKATVDVSNAGSTEGLAGRVADVLKGKGFTPGPTGNAPTRRTSLVRYPAALADEAKSIANDLGGLTTAESADVPAGHIEVVLGSVYSGPGVAAGGGAALGAAGGGAALGAAGSVAARGAARTEEPPITSAGENCVD
- a CDS encoding VOC family protein; this translates as MPARPAFHLAIPVDDLARAREFYGGVLGLSEGRSASAWVDWDFHGHQVVTHVVAGARSEAGRNPVDGHDVPVPHFGLVLDVDGFHDLAGRLRGAGTEFVIEPYQRFAGEPGEQWTMFLHDPAGNALEFKAFRDESQLFAK
- a CDS encoding SDR family NAD(P)-dependent oxidoreductase encodes the protein MNVLVTGASRGIGRAIAVAFATRGDRVAVHCGSNRKAARETLDALPGSGHVLVSGDLGNPEAAQWIAEVAEKQLGGVDVLVNNAAIGTSPETATPIADGSYEQWQEVWRRTVDVNLLGAANVSFHVARHLIARGAPGRIVNVGSRGAFRGEPEHPAYGASKAALHALGQSLAVALAPHGIAVTSVAPGFTATERVAGRLTEQVRRQSPFGRVAEPEEVADAVVFLASAEATWASGAVLDLNGASHLR